In Hyalangium gracile, the genomic stretch ACCGGGAGGCTCTCGCGCCTCCTTCCTTTCGGGAGAGAGCCGCCATGCAGACCCTTCGCGCCGCCGTGGTCGTCCCCACCCTGCTGCTGTCCCTCTGCGCCTTCGCCGAAGGTGGCAACCGCGAGGAGAACCGCGAGGTCTCCGACTTCGATGGGGTGGCGATCAGCCACGGCCTGGAGGCCCAGGTGAAGGTCGGCCCCAAGTCCGTGCGCATCTCCGGTGACGAGAAGCGCCTGGCCCAGGTCCGCACCGAGGTGGTGGACGGCAAGCTCATCGTCCGGATGGAGAAGAACTCCTGGTTCGGCTCCAACAGCAAGGGGGTGCGTGTCACCATCTCCACTCCCAGGCTCACCAGCGTCGAGGCCAGCGGCGGCGCCGAGGTGGACGCGGAGGCCACCACCGCGGACACCTTCACCGTCGAGTCCAGCGGGGGTGGCGAGCTCTCCGTACGCAACGTGGACGCCAAGAGCCTCAAGGTGGAGGCCAGCGGCGGCGGCGAGGTGACGCTCAAGGGCCGCGCGGACACGATGAAGGTGGAGGCCAGCGGCGGCGCCGAGGTGCACGGCAAGGACCTCAGCCTCCGAGCGCTCGACGTGGAGGCCAGCGGCGGCGCCCAGGTGGACGCCAACCCCTCCGAGAGCGTCTCGGCGGACCTGTCCGGCGGCAGCACCGTCCACGTGGCCAGCTCGCCCTCCCAGCGCAACGTCTCCGCCTCCGGCGGCGCGGAGGTCGTCTTCCGCAGGAAGTAGCCCGCCACGAACACCTCACGCGTCGAGGTTCAGCGACGTCTCGTACAGGCGCTTGCCCTTGCGATCGAAGATCTCCACGCGCAGCACGGGCTCCTTCCAGCTCAGCCGGGTGAAGTTGCTCACCGGCGTGTAGCCCCCATGCCCGTCGAGCACGTAGTCCGTCTGCCCGTCGAGAATGCCTCGCGTCTCGAAGAGGAGCTCCGGCGGGGT encodes the following:
- a CDS encoding head GIN domain-containing protein, with translation MQTLRAAVVVPTLLLSLCAFAEGGNREENREVSDFDGVAISHGLEAQVKVGPKSVRISGDEKRLAQVRTEVVDGKLIVRMEKNSWFGSNSKGVRVTISTPRLTSVEASGGAEVDAEATTADTFTVESSGGGELSVRNVDAKSLKVEASGGGEVTLKGRADTMKVEASGGAEVHGKDLSLRALDVEASGGAQVDANPSESVSADLSGGSTVHVASSPSQRNVSASGGAEVVFRRK